From Flavipsychrobacter sp., a single genomic window includes:
- a CDS encoding ABC transporter permease — protein sequence MRALVKASLQSILKSPSAVVFSILFPLVFIVVFGLFGNNQLLSMSLVVETGTDTTSELYHSLDKNEIIKLVHLVDTAEVSKRMKNGDLMGTILLKQTTNEEQHYDILLNISSSQVAKLQQLESLIQEAVQKLDPEIQAKIDAMADVKVEVATVREFKSIDFILPGQLGFSLLAGSVFGTAFVFFNLRQTLVLKRFFATPVRREIIVLSEGIARMIFQLMGAVVIITIGYFAFGYTLVNGIVTFLEMILISAMAILVFMGFGFIISGITKSETTIPPLSNLITLPQFLLAGTFFPIDVFPSWLQPICRALPLTYLNSALRKIAFDGASLWDVRIELLILLGWGAVLYIIAGRVFRWE from the coding sequence ATGCGCGCTTTAGTTAAGGCTAGTTTACAATCAATATTAAAGAGCCCTTCGGCTGTGGTCTTTAGTATATTGTTTCCATTGGTGTTCATAGTGGTTTTTGGATTGTTTGGCAACAATCAACTGCTTTCCATGTCTTTGGTAGTTGAGACTGGTACAGATACAACTAGCGAGTTGTACCACAGTTTGGATAAGAATGAAATCATTAAACTAGTACATCTTGTAGATACTGCTGAGGTAAGTAAGAGGATGAAAAATGGTGATCTAATGGGTACCATTCTTCTGAAACAAACCACAAATGAAGAACAACATTACGATATACTACTTAATATCAGTTCTTCTCAAGTAGCTAAACTGCAGCAGTTAGAGTCACTAATACAAGAGGCTGTTCAAAAATTAGATCCTGAGATACAGGCGAAAATAGATGCCATGGCTGATGTAAAAGTTGAAGTAGCAACAGTTAGAGAGTTCAAGTCTATTGATTTTATACTGCCGGGTCAGTTAGGTTTCTCTTTATTGGCAGGTAGTGTTTTTGGTACTGCGTTTGTGTTTTTCAATCTACGTCAGACATTGGTGTTAAAGCGTTTCTTTGCAACACCTGTACGAAGAGAAATAATAGTACTTAGTGAAGGGATAGCCAGAATGATATTCCAACTAATGGGTGCTGTAGTTATTATTACTATTGGTTATTTCGCTTTTGGGTATACATTGGTCAATGGTATAGTTACGTTTTTAGAAATGATACTCATCAGTGCCATGGCTATATTAGTGTTTATGGGTTTTGGCTTTATCATTAGTGGTATTACAAAGAGTGAGACAACCATTCCTCCCTTGTCTAACTTAATAACCTTACCTCAATTCTTATTAGCAGGTACATTCTTCCCTATAGATGTTTTCCCTAGCTGGCTGCAGCCCATATGTAGGGCTTTGCCGCTTACCTACCTCAATAGTGCATTGCGGAAAATAGCTTTTGACGGGGCTAGCTTGTGGGATGTGCGGATAGAATTGCTCATTCTGCTTGGTTGGGGCGCAGTACTGTATATAATAGCGGGCAGAGTATTTAGGTGGGAGTAA
- a CDS encoding carboxyl transferase domain-containing protein, whose amino-acid sequence MSLERNKNDDEMRLAVSELKKRHAKVSQGGGKKYMEKNKAKGKLAPRERIAYLLDKDSEFVEIGSFAGWDMYPEYGGCPSGGTVAGIGYVHGRQCMVVANDNTVKAGAWFPITGKKNLRMQEIAMENRLPIIYLVDSAGVFLPMQDEIFPDKEHFGRIFRNNAQMSAMGITQIAAVMGSCVAGGAYLPIMSDETLMVEGNGSIFLAGPYLVKAAIGEDVDAQTLGGAKTHNEISGIADYKFDTEEECLDQVRRIMDKIGAQPKAGFDRAKPAPPKRDPQEIYGIQAHDNSKPYDVVELIECIVDNSEFDQFKEDYGKTIVCGYARIDGWAVGIVANQRSIIKNAKNEMQIGGVIYNDSADKAARFIQNCNQKKIPLVFLQDVTGFMVGSRSEHSGIIKDGAKLVNAVSNSVVPKITIVIGNSYGAGNYAMCGKAYDPRFIYAWPNAKIAVMGGAQAAKTLLQIQVASLKAKGEEIAPEKEAEMLKQITDKYNEQTTAYYAAARLWVDDIIDPIDTRKVISEGINAANHNPEIKEFKTGVFQV is encoded by the coding sequence ATGAGCTTGGAAAGAAATAAAAATGATGATGAAATGCGTTTGGCAGTTAGTGAGTTGAAAAAACGTCATGCCAAAGTGAGTCAAGGTGGTGGCAAGAAATATATGGAAAAAAACAAGGCTAAAGGAAAGTTAGCTCCACGCGAACGTATAGCCTATTTGTTAGATAAAGACAGCGAGTTTGTAGAGATAGGTTCTTTTGCGGGTTGGGATATGTATCCTGAATATGGTGGCTGCCCATCGGGTGGTACTGTGGCAGGTATAGGTTATGTACATGGCCGCCAGTGTATGGTAGTAGCCAATGATAATACTGTAAAAGCAGGAGCTTGGTTCCCAATTACGGGTAAGAAAAACCTACGCATGCAAGAAATAGCTATGGAGAATCGTTTGCCTATTATCTACTTGGTAGATAGTGCAGGTGTATTCCTCCCAATGCAAGATGAGATATTTCCAGACAAAGAACATTTCGGACGCATCTTCCGCAACAATGCACAGATGAGTGCCATGGGCATTACACAGATAGCTGCGGTAATGGGTAGCTGTGTAGCAGGTGGTGCTTACTTGCCTATTATGAGTGACGAGACACTGATGGTAGAAGGTAATGGTTCTATCTTCTTAGCAGGCCCCTATTTGGTAAAAGCAGCTATTGGTGAAGATGTAGATGCGCAGACATTAGGCGGTGCTAAAACACATAATGAGATCAGTGGTATTGCAGATTATAAATTTGATACAGAGGAAGAGTGTTTAGACCAAGTACGTCGCATTATGGACAAGATAGGAGCACAGCCTAAAGCTGGATTTGATAGAGCAAAACCAGCACCTCCTAAAAGAGATCCTCAAGAAATATATGGCATACAAGCACACGATAATAGCAAGCCCTACGATGTAGTAGAGCTTATAGAGTGTATAGTAGATAATTCGGAGTTCGACCAGTTTAAAGAAGACTATGGTAAGACCATTGTTTGTGGCTATGCACGTATTGATGGCTGGGCAGTAGGTATAGTAGCCAACCAGCGCAGCATTATCAAAAATGCAAAGAATGAAATGCAGATAGGTGGTGTTATCTATAACGATAGTGCCGATAAAGCAGCTCGTTTTATACAAAACTGCAACCAGAAGAAAATACCGTTAGTGTTCTTACAAGATGTTACAGGCTTTATGGTAGGTAGCCGCAGTGAGCACTCTGGCATTATTAAAGATGGTGCGAAACTGGTAAATGCAGTGAGCAACTCCGTAGTGCCGAAAATTACCATTGTGATTGGTAACTCTTATGGTGCGGGCAACTATGCGATGTGTGGTAAGGCTTATGACCCTCGCTTTATTTATGCGTGGCCTAATGCTAAGATAGCCGTAATGGGTGGTGCGCAAGCAGCTAAGACCTTATTACAAATACAAGTAGCTTCTCTAAAAGCAAAAGGGGAAGAAATAGCACCGGAGAAAGAAGCCGAAATGCTTAAACAAATTACAGACAAGTATAATGAGCAAACAACGGCTTACTATGCTGCGGCACGTCTATGGGTAGATGATATCATAGACCCGATAGATACACGCAAGGTAATTAGTGAAGGTATTAATGCTGCTAATCACAACCCTGAGATAAAAGAATTTAAAACAGGGGTGTTTCAAGTGTAA
- a CDS encoding ABC transporter ATP-binding protein, with product MIEVKNIHKSFGDKVVLDDVSSTMEPGKTNLIIGTSGSGKTVFIKCMIGLMKPEKGQVLYEGKDLVTMDEADLKEVRMQIGMLFQGGALFDSMTVADNVRFPLDMFTRDTRADKKKRVNEVLARVNLEGANHKYPSEISGGMQKRVALARAIVLNPKYLFCDEPNSGLDPKTSLVIDRLIMDLTKEYNTTTVINTHDMNTVMESGDHILYLNQGKKSWEGSNKDIIFSEDKNLNDFIFASDFLRKAKEMSKVEEKRP from the coding sequence ATGATTGAAGTAAAAAACATACATAAAAGTTTTGGTGATAAAGTAGTGCTGGATGATGTTAGCTCTACTATGGAGCCAGGTAAAACCAACCTGATCATCGGTACTAGTGGTAGCGGTAAAACGGTCTTTATCAAATGTATGATAGGTTTGATGAAGCCTGAGAAAGGACAGGTACTGTATGAAGGTAAGGACTTGGTGACAATGGACGAGGCTGACCTTAAAGAGGTAAGAATGCAAATAGGTATGCTATTTCAAGGCGGTGCTCTATTTGACAGTATGACTGTGGCAGATAATGTGCGTTTCCCTTTAGATATGTTTACAAGAGATACCAGAGCTGATAAGAAAAAGCGAGTGAATGAGGTATTGGCTAGGGTTAATTTGGAAGGTGCGAATCATAAATATCCATCAGAAATAAGTGGAGGTATGCAGAAAAGGGTAGCGTTGGCCAGAGCTATTGTATTGAACCCTAAGTATTTATTTTGCGATGAACCTAACTCGGGTTTAGATCCTAAGACCTCCTTGGTTATTGACAGGCTGATAATGGATTTGACCAAGGAATATAATACAACAACCGTTATTAACACTCACGATATGAATACGGTTATGGAAAGTGGGGATCATATTTTATACCTGAATCAAGGTAAAAAAAGCTGGGAAGGTTCTAATAAGGACATTATTTTCAGTGAAGACAAGAATTTGAACGATTTCATTTTTGCCTCAGACTTCCTTAGAAAGGCAAAAGAAATGAGCAAAGTAGAGGAGAAAAGACCTTAA
- the sucD gene encoding succinate--CoA ligase subunit alpha, with amino-acid sequence MAVLVNKDSKVIVQGFTGTEGTFHAGQMIEYGTNVVGGVTPGKGGSTHLDRPVFNTVQNAVNETGADVSIIFVPPAFAADAIMEAADAGIKVIICITEGIPVQDMVKARAYINGKDCRLIGPNCPGVITADEAKVGIMPGFVFKKGRIGVVSKSGTLTYEAADQVVKAGMGVSTAIGIGGDPIIGTTTQEAVELLMNDPETDGIIMIGEIGGSMEADAAKWLKDNMRKPVVGFIAGQTAPPGRRMGHAGAIVGGADDTAAAKMKIMGECGIHVVASPADIGKTMAEALSKVTA; translated from the coding sequence ATGGCTGTTTTAGTAAATAAAGATTCTAAAGTCATTGTACAAGGCTTTACTGGTACAGAAGGTACATTCCACGCTGGTCAGATGATTGAATATGGTACTAACGTTGTAGGTGGTGTTACTCCTGGTAAAGGAGGTTCTACTCACTTAGATCGTCCTGTATTCAACACAGTACAAAACGCTGTAAATGAGACAGGTGCAGACGTTTCTATCATTTTTGTACCACCGGCTTTTGCTGCTGATGCTATTATGGAAGCTGCTGACGCTGGTATCAAGGTGATCATTTGTATCACAGAAGGTATTCCTGTACAGGATATGGTGAAGGCTCGTGCTTATATCAATGGTAAGGATTGTCGTTTGATAGGTCCTAACTGTCCTGGTGTTATCACTGCTGATGAGGCGAAAGTGGGTATCATGCCTGGTTTTGTATTCAAAAAAGGTCGTATCGGTGTTGTTTCTAAGTCAGGTACTTTGACTTATGAGGCTGCTGATCAAGTAGTTAAGGCAGGTATGGGTGTTTCTACTGCAATTGGTATCGGTGGAGACCCAATTATTGGTACTACTACACAAGAAGCTGTTGAATTATTAATGAACGATCCTGAAACGGATGGTATCATTATGATAGGTGAGATAGGTGGTAGCATGGAAGCTGATGCTGCTAAGTGGTTGAAAGACAACATGAGAAAACCAGTTGTAGGTTTCATTGCTGGTCAAACTGCGCCTCCGGGTCGTCGTATGGGTCACGCAGGTGCTATCGTTGGTGGTGCTGATGATACTGCTGCTGCAAAAATGAAGATTATGGGTGAGTGTGGTATTCACGTTGTTGCTAGTCCTGCCGATATAGGTAAAACTATGGCAGAGGCGTTAAGCAAAGTGACTGCATAA
- a CDS encoding TonB-dependent receptor, with protein MRIIDKISWSALIMLMSILYTNTVFAQERAVYGTIFEEVKGEKVPLAGAIVRVPNTAIGTQTDADGTFRLSIPEANKTIIVSQLSYVADTVALKPGANQIGVILKTVKQLEEAVVTYRRKGNELSLLDPRKTEEIGEKEFLKAACCNLSESFETTPSVDVAFTDAVSGYKQIQMLGLAGPYTLITRENIPDVRGLSSVTGLTFTPGTWLQGMQLSKGTGSVVNGYEGLAGQINIELKKPFAEKAEKWNVNLYQNVQGRSEANVIYQHKFNKKLSTNFFAHASGRWRKNDMNSDGFMDQPLNSSYIGINRWFYFNPNGWEMQAGVKGTYLDQIGGQLNFDKGTEQVAGNPWGYQMNIRRYEGWAKIGRVFKKPGTSVGLQLSGTRHEQASLYGKRNYDANQTSFYANLIYQTILNNTNHILKTGASALVDNYDEQFELRNFTRNEFVPGAFVEYTYNHLSIFNVVAGLRGDYHNIFGGFLTPRLHVRYAPFELTAIRASVGRAQRTANILAENMGYMASRRNFMFLGTDANNPYGLDQEIAWNYGINLTQKFRLNYRDGAFSMDYYYTQFQNQVVVDVETPSSVRFYNLNGQSFANSFQAQLDYEPLVRFDVRLAYRLFDVKTTYGGVLKEKPLIARHRAFVNLSYETKNVWRFDYTVQWISSKRVPSVNTGMNSTIPSAESPSFVLMNAQISKTWNKSIEVYLGGENLTNFLQPSPIIASNQPFGNEFDASMIWGPVMGRNIYAGLRWKIK; from the coding sequence ATGAGAATCATTGATAAAATAAGCTGGTCAGCACTAATAATGCTGATGAGCATCTTATATACTAATACTGTCTTTGCACAGGAGCGGGCAGTATACGGTACTATTTTCGAAGAAGTTAAAGGCGAAAAAGTGCCACTTGCAGGAGCTATTGTAAGGGTGCCTAATACAGCTATAGGTACTCAAACTGATGCCGATGGAACCTTTAGATTGTCCATCCCTGAAGCCAATAAGACCATAATCGTAAGTCAACTAAGTTATGTAGCAGACACTGTAGCATTAAAGCCAGGAGCTAACCAAATAGGGGTAATACTAAAAACTGTAAAGCAACTGGAAGAAGCTGTGGTAACCTACCGTAGAAAAGGTAATGAGCTTAGTTTGCTAGACCCTCGTAAAACAGAAGAAATAGGTGAAAAAGAGTTTCTAAAAGCAGCCTGCTGTAACTTAAGTGAAAGCTTTGAAACCACACCTTCTGTAGACGTTGCTTTTACCGATGCAGTGTCTGGTTATAAGCAAATACAAATGCTTGGTCTTGCTGGGCCATACACATTAATTACCAGAGAGAATATTCCTGATGTGAGAGGTCTGTCTTCTGTAACAGGGTTAACCTTTACGCCGGGTACTTGGCTGCAAGGTATGCAGTTGAGTAAAGGTACGGGTAGTGTAGTGAATGGTTACGAAGGTCTTGCCGGTCAGATCAATATAGAGCTAAAAAAGCCTTTTGCAGAGAAGGCCGAAAAGTGGAATGTTAATCTATATCAGAATGTACAAGGTAGAAGTGAAGCTAATGTGATATACCAGCATAAGTTCAATAAAAAACTCTCTACCAATTTCTTCGCACATGCTAGTGGGCGTTGGCGCAAGAACGATATGAATAGTGATGGTTTTATGGATCAGCCATTGAACAGTAGCTATATCGGTATCAACAGGTGGTTTTACTTCAACCCCAATGGTTGGGAAATGCAAGCGGGTGTGAAGGGTACTTATCTAGACCAAATTGGAGGGCAGCTGAATTTTGATAAGGGTACAGAGCAAGTAGCAGGTAATCCATGGGGCTATCAAATGAATATAAGACGTTACGAAGGTTGGGCAAAGATCGGTAGAGTGTTTAAAAAGCCGGGAACAAGTGTGGGGCTACAGTTGTCAGGTACACGTCATGAACAAGCCAGTCTTTATGGCAAACGTAATTATGATGCGAACCAAACCAGCTTCTATGCTAATTTGATCTACCAAACCATCCTGAATAATACGAACCATATTTTAAAGACAGGTGCTAGTGCGTTGGTAGATAACTATGACGAACAGTTTGAGTTAAGGAATTTCACTCGTAATGAGTTCGTGCCGGGTGCTTTTGTAGAGTATACTTATAATCACCTTTCTATATTTAATGTGGTAGCAGGTTTGCGAGGTGACTATCACAATATATTTGGTGGCTTTTTAACACCGCGATTACATGTTCGCTATGCCCCTTTTGAGCTGACAGCAATACGCGCATCAGTAGGTAGGGCACAACGTACTGCCAATATCTTGGCCGAGAATATGGGGTACATGGCTTCGCGTAGAAACTTTATGTTCTTAGGTACTGATGCTAATAACCCTTACGGTCTTGATCAGGAGATAGCTTGGAATTATGGTATCAACCTTACGCAGAAATTCAGATTGAATTATAGAGATGGCGCTTTCTCTATGGACTACTACTATACACAATTTCAAAACCAAGTAGTGGTAGATGTAGAGACACCTAGTAGTGTACGCTTCTATAATTTGAATGGTCAGTCTTTTGCTAATAGCTTTCAAGCGCAGTTAGACTATGAGCCTCTTGTTCGTTTTGATGTTCGATTGGCCTACCGACTGTTTGATGTGAAAACGACATATGGTGGCGTATTGAAAGAAAAACCTTTAATCGCCAGACATCGAGCATTTGTAAATCTGTCTTATGAAACAAAGAATGTTTGGCGTTTCGACTATACTGTGCAGTGGATAAGCTCAAAGAGAGTGCCTTCTGTAAATACAGGAATGAATAGCACAATTCCTTCAGCGGAATCACCTTCATTCGTATTGATGAATGCACAAATAAGCAAGACCTGGAATAAGTCGATAGAGGTTTACTTAGGAGGAGAGAATTTGACCAACTTCCTACAGCCATCTCCTATTATAGCTTCTAACCAGCCTTTTGGTAATGAGTTTGATGCTTCAATGATTTGGGGGCCGGTAATGGGTAGAAATATATACGCTGGTCTTCGTTGGAAGATCAAGTAA
- a CDS encoding T9SS type A sorting domain-containing protein, producing MVRWYVTFLILCSSVAVSAQDIVLRNFDVFSDGTHVQVKWTIEKGSICNGTKIYRSENGIDYKEIGFIDGICGSSTEPVGYEFTDTNPIANKKSYYKLRLGLIQFTSAREMFFLDASAAYTLFPNPSKYTANILYNSNGQKHDFQLFDLSGRRVVNLDGVSGNEIKLHRGALPAGLYLLVLQSAQGQTTTGKLLFVD from the coding sequence ATGGTAAGGTGGTACGTAACATTTCTGATACTATGTTCTTCGGTAGCAGTTTCGGCACAAGATATTGTGCTCCGTAATTTCGATGTGTTTTCAGACGGTACACATGTGCAGGTAAAGTGGACGATAGAAAAAGGCTCTATCTGTAACGGTACTAAAATCTATAGGTCAGAAAACGGGATAGATTATAAAGAAATTGGTTTCATAGATGGGATATGTGGCAGTAGTACAGAGCCTGTAGGGTATGAGTTTACCGATACTAACCCCATTGCCAATAAGAAGTCTTACTACAAGCTAAGGCTGGGTTTGATTCAGTTCACCTCCGCTAGAGAGATGTTTTTCTTGGATGCCAGTGCTGCTTATACATTATTCCCCAACCCTAGTAAGTACACCGCTAATATTCTCTACAATAGTAATGGACAAAAACACGATTTTCAGCTCTTCGACCTTTCGGGTAGGCGCGTGGTAAACTTAGATGGCGTTTCAGGCAATGAAATAAAACTACATAGAGGGGCACTACCCGCAGGGCTCTACCTTTTAGTATTACAGTCAGCACAGGGGCAAACAACTACAGGTAAACTGCTGTTTGTTGACTAA
- a CDS encoding MmcQ/YjbR family DNA-binding protein, with the protein MNTEQLTDFCLSLPAVKEEIKFEDHLSFTVGEKIFCITGLHDNTNVSFKIDPDEFDELIEREGITQAPYFAKRQWVSVQKRGALKKQEWQEYLAKSYELVKSKLTKKMQKLIDETGTMN; encoded by the coding sequence ATGAATACCGAACAGTTAACTGATTTTTGTTTGAGTCTGCCTGCAGTAAAAGAAGAGATAAAGTTTGAGGATCATCTGAGTTTTACTGTAGGTGAAAAGATATTTTGTATTACAGGTCTGCATGATAATACCAACGTATCATTCAAAATAGACCCAGATGAGTTTGATGAACTGATAGAAAGAGAAGGTATTACACAAGCACCATATTTTGCTAAGAGGCAATGGGTATCAGTACAAAAAAGAGGGGCTTTGAAAAAGCAAGAATGGCAGGAGTATCTTGCTAAATCTTATGAATTGGTAAAGTCAAAACTCACTAAGAAGATGCAAAAGCTAATAGACGAAACTGGAACAATGAATTAA
- a CDS encoding anhydro-N-acetylmuramic acid kinase, with amino-acid sequence MIYKAIGLMSGSSLDGLDIAFVRFEEIGSKWSYEILQVECVPYTEEWTERLKNATNTTVPEYIRLHTEYGRLLGNAVQDFINKHEIDHQVQLIGSHGHTILHEPQNNTSCQIGEGASIAAITGLPVVSDLRNLDVALGGQGAPIVPIGDQLLYGAYDYLLNIGGIANITVPNGDKSLAFDVCTANQALNAIAQTVGKDYDEGGELARSGEVITELLSELKKEGYYQLAAPKSLSNEKAKDLVLPKLLNSGYEAKDLLRTMVQLIADEVAASINKYPADKENAMLLVTGGGAHNSFLMEQIQAQLTNVTLQVPDANTVNYKEAIVMALIGVLRWREETNVLSEVTGASRDSISGALWMGHSYS; translated from the coding sequence ATGATTTATAAAGCAATAGGATTAATGTCTGGCAGCTCGCTAGACGGGTTGGATATAGCCTTTGTACGATTTGAAGAGATAGGCAGCAAATGGAGTTATGAAATATTACAAGTTGAGTGTGTTCCTTATACAGAGGAGTGGACAGAACGGTTGAAGAACGCAACTAATACTACAGTACCTGAATATATAAGACTACATACCGAATACGGGAGACTATTGGGTAATGCGGTGCAAGACTTTATCAATAAACATGAAATAGACCACCAAGTACAACTAATCGGCTCGCATGGGCATACCATATTGCACGAACCACAAAACAATACCTCTTGCCAAATAGGAGAGGGGGCTAGTATAGCAGCGATAACAGGGCTGCCTGTGGTGAGCGATCTGCGCAATCTTGACGTAGCCCTGGGCGGACAAGGAGCACCGATAGTGCCTATAGGCGACCAGCTATTGTACGGTGCTTACGATTATTTACTGAACATAGGGGGCATTGCTAATATAACCGTCCCTAATGGAGATAAGTCCTTAGCATTTGATGTGTGTACAGCCAACCAAGCACTCAACGCTATAGCACAAACTGTAGGTAAAGACTATGACGAAGGTGGCGAACTAGCACGTAGCGGTGAGGTAATAACAGAACTATTATCAGAGTTGAAAAAAGAAGGGTACTACCAGCTAGCAGCACCAAAATCGTTGAGTAATGAAAAGGCTAAAGACTTGGTACTGCCCAAACTGCTGAATAGCGGATATGAAGCAAAAGACCTCCTACGTACAATGGTGCAGCTAATAGCAGATGAAGTAGCGGCTTCCATCAATAAATACCCTGCTGATAAAGAGAACGCCATGTTATTGGTAACAGGTGGCGGTGCACACAATAGCTTTTTGATGGAACAGATACAGGCGCAACTTACTAATGTAACTCTACAAGTGCCTGATGCTAATACGGTGAACTATAAGGAAGCTATAGTGATGGCTCTAATAGGGGTGCTACGTTGGAGAGAAGAAACCAATGTGCTTAGTGAAGTGACAGGTGCAAGCAGAGATAGTATAAGCGGTGCATTATGGATGGGGCATAGCTATAGCTAG
- a CDS encoding FMN-binding negative transcriptional regulator, with protein sequence MPYFSEKDTATILQFMQEHPFAMLTGCANNEPVATQIPLLITEKEDQITLRGHMMKKTDHHKAFLDNPNALVLFTGAHCYVSSSWYTHKGEGATWNYMTVQAKGKMEVLSEEETISILQETTDKHEEHQPNPQFMRDIPTEYIQKHVKAIEGFKIVVTELNATFKLSQNRDEQSYDNIIQHLERIGKHGELEIAQKMKERKSKLFQ encoded by the coding sequence ATGCCTTATTTTTCCGAAAAGGATACCGCCACTATACTACAGTTCATGCAAGAGCACCCTTTTGCCATGCTTACAGGCTGTGCTAATAACGAACCAGTTGCCACACAAATACCACTATTAATAACTGAAAAAGAAGATCAGATAACGCTTCGTGGGCATATGATGAAAAAGACAGACCATCATAAAGCTTTCTTAGACAACCCTAATGCCTTAGTACTCTTCACTGGGGCACACTGTTATGTAAGTTCCAGCTGGTATACACACAAGGGTGAAGGCGCTACTTGGAACTATATGACTGTACAAGCCAAAGGCAAAATGGAGGTACTGAGTGAAGAGGAAACCATAAGCATACTTCAAGAAACGACAGACAAGCACGAGGAACATCAACCTAATCCTCAATTCATGCGCGATATACCAACAGAATACATCCAGAAGCATGTAAAAGCTATAGAAGGGTTTAAAATAGTAGTAACAGAGCTAAATGCCACCTTCAAACTCAGCCAAAACAGAGATGAGCAGAGCTATGATAATATCATCCAACATTTGGAAAGAATTGGCAAACACGGCGAACTGGAAATAGCCCAAAAGATGAAGGAAAGGAAATCAAAATTATTCCAATAA
- a CDS encoding isoaspartyl peptidase/L-asparaginase: MMKQILLSICIVFLSVATEAQTQKLASATDTFVLVIHGGAGGIRRGAISKEREQVYINGLKTALAVGYNVLVRGGSAIDAVEKVIMTLENDSNFNAGKGAVVAYNGVNELDASIMDGATLNAGAVAGVTTIRNPIHAARMVMEKSPHVMLARKGAEMFAERVGCSMVAPSYFKTYSNQKMWEGNRAKERNNEKEKGKSSLKQPENVDEKYGTVGAVALDIHGNIAAGTSTGGMSMKKYARIGDSPIIGAGTYADNNSCGVSCTGWGEYYIRLALAKAVCDRVELAGMTVEQAAKEMIHDKLEKLGGDGGIIALDKHGNVSIEFNTVGMHRAYIKWNGETEVAIYKD; the protein is encoded by the coding sequence ATGATGAAACAAATCCTACTCTCCATATGTATCGTATTCCTATCAGTTGCTACAGAAGCACAAACTCAAAAATTAGCTTCAGCTACAGATACTTTTGTTCTTGTCATTCATGGTGGGGCAGGTGGTATCCGAAGGGGAGCTATATCTAAAGAGAGAGAACAGGTCTATATTAATGGTTTAAAAACAGCACTGGCTGTAGGATATAATGTATTGGTTAGGGGAGGCTCTGCTATTGATGCGGTAGAGAAGGTGATCATGACCCTTGAAAATGATTCCAACTTCAATGCGGGTAAGGGTGCTGTTGTAGCCTATAATGGGGTGAATGAGTTAGATGCTTCCATAATGGATGGTGCTACACTTAATGCAGGTGCTGTTGCAGGTGTTACCACTATTCGTAACCCTATACATGCTGCAAGGATGGTGATGGAGAAAAGTCCACATGTAATGCTAGCTAGAAAAGGTGCTGAAATGTTTGCAGAAAGAGTAGGTTGCTCAATGGTAGCACCTTCTTATTTTAAAACATACAGCAATCAAAAAATGTGGGAGGGTAATAGGGCGAAAGAAAGAAACAACGAGAAAGAAAAGGGAAAGTCTTCATTGAAGCAGCCTGAAAATGTGGATGAGAAATATGGAACAGTAGGTGCTGTGGCTCTTGATATACATGGTAATATAGCTGCTGGCACCAGTACGGGTGGTATGAGTATGAAAAAATATGCCCGAATAGGGGATAGCCCTATTATTGGTGCAGGTACTTATGCAGACAATAATTCTTGTGGTGTAAGTTGTACGGGATGGGGAGAATATTATATCCGTTTAGCATTGGCAAAAGCAGTATGCGATAGAGTAGAGCTGGCAGGAATGACCGTAGAGCAGGCCGCCAAAGAAATGATTCATGATAAACTGGAGAAGCTGGGAGGAGATGGAGGCATTATAGCCTTAGATAAGCATGGCAATGTGTCTATAGAGTTTAATACTGTAGGTATGCACCGTGCTTATATCAAATGGAACGGCGAAACAGAAGTAGCTATATATAAAGATTAA